A genomic segment from Pelobates fuscus isolate aPelFus1 chromosome 7, aPelFus1.pri, whole genome shotgun sequence encodes:
- the LRRN1 gene encoding leucine-rich repeat neuronal protein 1 — protein sequence MAWINIVVLTTCHLVIGLLSSSLTESSAPTNECPQLCVCEIRPWFTPQSTYREATTVDCNDLRLTRIPENLSADTQVLLLQSNNIARTTGELQRLVNLTELDLSQNNFTSIQDVGLSNLSHLTTLHLEENQVFEMTDYCLQDLSNLQELYINHNQLSSISPSAFSGLHNLLRLHLNSNKLRIIDSRWFESTPNLEILMIGENPVIGILDLNFQPLGNLRSLVLAGMYLSDIPGNALLGLDNLESLSFYDNKLGQVPQLALQKVPNLKFLDLNKNPIRKVQEGDFKNMLRLKELGINNMAELVSLDRYALDNLPELTKLEATNNPKLSYIHRSAFRNVPTLESLMLNNNALNSVYRGTVESLPNLREISVHTNPLRCDCVLHWMGSNQTNIRFMEPLSMFCALPPEYRGQPVKEALAQDPAGEQCLPMISQDTFPSHLNLDLGMTVSLDCRAMAEPEPEIYWVTPLGHKVTKETLSDKYHLSDEGTLQISSVQVEDSGRYTCVAQNSEGADTRVATLRVNGTLLDGTQALRLYVQQTESSSVLVSWKVSSSVLASNLKWSSATMKIDNPHITYTARVPADVHEYNLTHLQPATEYEVCLTVSGLHQQAQRACINVTTKGTTYSLTVTDQETSAALAAVMGSLFALISFASVSVYAAKRFQRKNYRHSLKKYMQKTSSIPLNELYPPLISLWEGDNEKDKEGAVEAKASQVDTSRSYYMW from the coding sequence ATGGCTTGGATAAACATTGTTGTGTTAACTACTTGTCACCTTGTGATTGGGCTTCTCTCCAGTTCTTTAACCGAGTCCTCAGCTCCAACTAATGAATGCCCCCAACTCTGTGTTTGTGAAATTCGACCATGGTTTACTCCACAGTCCACTTACCGTGAAGCCACAACTGTGGACTGCAATGACCTTCGCTTGACCCGGATTCCAGAAAATCTTTCTGCAGATACCCAGGTGCTTTTACTTCAAAGCAACAATATAGCAAGGACTACTGGAGAGCTTCAGAGGCTTGTGAATCTTACAGAACTCGACCTGTCTCAGAATAACTTCACCTCCATCCAGGATGTTGGGCTGTCCAATCTTAGCCACCTTACAACTTTGCACTTGGAGGAAAACCAAGTGTTTGAGATGACTGATTATTGTCTACAGGACCTGAGCAACCTGCAAGAGCTTTATATAAATCACAACCAGCTCAGCTCCATCTCACCTAGTGCCTTCTCTGGGCTTCACAATTTGCTCAGGCTACACCTTAACTCAAACAAGCTACGAATTATTGACAGCCGCTGGTTTGAATCCACTCCTAACTTAGAGATCCTTATGATTGGAGAGAACCCTGTAATTGGCATATTGGACTTAAATTTCCAACCTCTTGGTAACCTACGAAGTCTGGTGCTGGCTGGTATGTACCTAAGTGACATTCCAGGGAATGCCCTTCTTGGTCTGGATAACCTAGAGAGCCTTTCATTTTATGACAACAAGTTAGGTCAAGTTCCTCAGCTGGCTCTACAAAAAGTGCCAAACCTCAAGTTCTTGGACCTCAATAAGAACCCGATCCGAAAGGTTCAGGAAGGTGACTTCAAAAACATGCTGCGCTTAAAAGAGCTGGGAATCAACAACATGGCAGAGCTAGTGTCTCTGGATCGCTATGCATTGGACAATCTTCCTGAGCTGACCAAGCTGGAAGCTACTAATAACCCCAAACTCTCTTATATCCACCGATCTGCCTTTCGCAATGTGCCTACGCTAGAGAGTTTAATGCTAAACAATAATGCACTCAATTCTGTGTATCGCGGGACTGTTGAGTCTCTTCCCAACTTAAGAGAAATCAGTGTACACACCAACCCACTTCGCTGTGACTGTGTTCTACACTGGATGGGTTCAAACCAAACTAACATTCGTTTCATGGAGCCACTTTCCATGTTCTGTGCACTTCCCCCAGAATATCGTGGACAACCGGTGAAGGAGGCACTGGCCCAAGACCCTGCAGGGGAACAATGTCTTCCTATGATTTCTCAAGATACATTCCCCAGCCATCTAAACCTAGACCTCGGAATGACTGTTTCTCTTGACTGTCGGGCAATGGCAGAGCCAGAACCGGAAATCTACTGGGTGACTCCATTAGGGCATAAGGTCACCAAGGAAACTCTCTCTGACAAGTACCACCTAAGTGATGAGGGTACATTGCAAATTTCCAGTGTGCAAGTCGAAGATTCTGGGCGTTATACATGTGTGGCACAAAATTCGGAAggggcagacaccagggtagccACACTTAGAGTAAATGGAACATTATTAGATGGAACCCAGGCCCTTAGATTGTATGTACAACAGACTGAATCCAGCTCAGTCTTGGTATCCTGGAAGGTGAGCTCTAGTGTTTTAGCTTCAAACCTGAAGTGGTCTTCGGCCACTATGAAGATCGATAACCCACACATCACTTACACAGCCCGTGTCCCAGCTGACGTTCATGAATACAACTTGACCCATCTCCAGCCAGCCACAGAATATGAAGTGTGCCTgactgtgtcaggcctacatcagCAAGCTCAGCGTGCCTGCATCAATGTCACCACCAAGGGCACGACCTACTCTTTGACTGTTACTGACCAGGAAACAAGTGCTGCCTTGGCTGCTGTAATGGGTTCACTCTTCGCCCTTATTAGTTTTGCCTCtgtgtctgtttatgcagccaaaaGGTTCCAGAGGAAAAACTATCGCCATTCTTTGAAGAAGTATATGCAAAAAACATCATCTATTCCACTGAATGAACTTTATCCACCCCTCATCAGCCTGTGGGAAGGAGACAATGAGAAGGACAAGGAAGGGGCAGTAGAAGCTAAAGCTTCCCAAGTGGACACCTCACGGAGCTATTACATGTGGTAA